A window of Notolabrus celidotus isolate fNotCel1 chromosome 11, fNotCel1.pri, whole genome shotgun sequence contains these coding sequences:
- the prickle3 gene encoding prickle planar cell polarity protein 3-B encodes MFLRGSKKRRSNRSQEEEDPDRGQPCMRCGDQCPGFRVHGWRKICVHCKCVREEHAVRSVPGQLEKMMTKLVSDFQRHSISDDDSGCASEEYAWVPPGLKPEQVYQYFSCLPEDRVPYVNSLGERYRIKQLLHQLPAHDSEPQYCNSLEDEEKKELRLFSQQRKRDNLGRGVVRLFPVTMTGAICKQCGRQICGGDIAVFASRAGHGSCWHPQCFKCASCSELLVDLIYFYQDGQIYCGRHHAERLKPRCQACDEIILADECTEAEGRYWHMKHFCCFECEAALGGQRYIMKESRPYCCTCYESMYAEYCDTCGEHIGIDQGQMTYEGQHWHAVETCFCCARCRLPLLGRPFLPRAGLIYCSRPCSLGEDPNNSDSCDSALQGRTPQHRRGGTADKQQQQPQCGSPLQPLEGIKPPITPARDYVNTAVENRGVHCTAPVQNGLPSLNTHTHPRGSYSPLPHIHLGNGLGPSWPSDLPHYSLLPADCAIKPPVAGLQFQGQLNGNTGLTGLNSRGTSTAKDCRNWVEKTNQVMQVFPPQIKSHVNHLISPDSPPPLPNPSILPPPLPIKSKDLMAPELPPQDLTPPEDRPSDSPPPLTRSSTARVSFREPISSSYSVDEDEDENEEELQEGEEIQQEEEEVEEGFGSRLNLQKGIPPQMDLLDGSSYQQRSLRRGWNRSRVPSDPALHPGTERRCRRSRPDRPRLETLDWRSERDRDNRSPTSLTLQQGQYKHGDACSTCSSSSDSEEEGFFLGQPIPLPPQLRKQEPEEGRGRGEEREVQRDSSLRGSFRRRRAHSLGAKDKDKNCAIS; translated from the exons GAAGATCTGTGTACACTGCAAGTGTGTGCGAGAGGAGCATGCCGTTCGCTCAGTGCCGGGCCAACTGGAAAAGATGATGACGAAGCTGGTGTCAGACTTCCAGAGACACTCCATCTCTGATGACGACTCGGGCTGCGCCTCAGAGGAGTACGCATGGGTCCCACCTGGACTCAAGCCTGAACAG GTTTACCAGTACTTCAGCTGCCTGCCTGAGGACAGAGTGCCTTATGTGAACAGCCTAGGAGAGAGATATCGgatcaaacagctgctgcaccAGCTCCCAGCCCACGACAGCGAG cCTCAGTACTGTAACTCTCTGGAGGACGAGGAGAAGAAGGAGTTGCGTTTGTTCAGTCAGCAGAGGAAAAGAGATAACTTAGGCCGAGGCGTCGTCAGACTCTTCCCTGTGACTATGACTGGAGCCATCTGCAAGCAG TGCGGCAGGCAGATCTGCGGTGGAGACATAGCAGTGTTTGCCAGTCGTGCGGGACACGGCAGCTGCTGGCATCCGCAGTGTTTCAAGTGCGCCTCCTGCAGCGAGCTGCTCGTCGATCTGATTTACTTCTACCAGGACGGACAGATCTACTGCGGCCGGCACCACGCTGAGAGGCTCAAACCGCGCTGTCAGGCCTGTGACGAG ATTATTCTGGCGGATGAATGTACGGAGGCAGAGGGGAGATACTGGCACATGAAGCATTTCTGCTGCTTTGAGTGCGAGGCTGCGCTGGGCGGTCAGCGTTACATCATGAAGGAGAGTCGACCGTACTGCTGCACTTGCTACGAGTCCATGTACGCCGAGTACTGCGACACCTGTGGAGAACACATAG GTATAGATCAGGGTCAGATGACCTACGAGGGTCAGCACTGGCATGCTGTGGAGACGTGTTTCTGCTGCGCCCGCTGTCGGCTCCCTCTGCTGGGACGTCCATTCCTCCCTCGAGCCGGACTCATCTACTGCTCCAGACCCTGCTCTCTGGGCGAAGACCCCAACAACTCTGACTCATGTGACTCGGCGCTGCAGGGCAGAACGCCTCAGCACAGGCGTGGTGGGACGgcagacaaacagcagcagcagccacagtGTGGTTCCCCGCTGCAGCCACTAGAGGGCATCAAACCTCCTATTACTCCTGCAAGAGACTACGTCAACACTGCAGTGGAAAACAGAG gTGTTCACTGTACAGCTCCAGTGCAAAATGGACTCCCTTCACTAAATACTCATACTCATCCCAGAGGCTCGTACTCCCCTCTTCCTCACATTCATCTAGGAAATGGCTTAGGTCCATCCTGGCCCAGTGATCTTCCTCATTACAGTTTACTGCCAGCAGACTGTGCCATCAAACCTCCTGTAGCTGGTCTACAGTTCCAGGGACAGCTTAATGGAAATACTGGACTAACTGGTCTTAATTCAAGAGGAACCTCCACGGCCAAGGACTGCAGGAACTGGGTGGAAAAGACAAATCAAGTTATGCAAG tgtttcctcctcagatAAAATCTCACGTCAACCACCTCATCTCACCTGACTCGCCTCCTCCCCTGCCCAACCCCTCCATCCTCCCGCCTCCTCTTCCCATTAAATCTAAAGACTTGATGGCACCGGAGCTGCCACCCCAAGACCTCACCCCACCAGAGGACAGACCCTCAGACTCCCCGCCCCCACTGACCCGCAGCAGCACAGCCAGGGTCAGCTTCAGAGAACCGATCAGCAGCAGCTACTCTGTGGAcgaggatgaagatgagaaCGAGGAGGAACTgcaagagggagaggaaatccagcaagaggaagaggaggtggaagaaggcttCGGGAGCAGGTTGAATCTACAGAAAGGCATCCCACCACAGATGGATCTACTGG ACGGATCCTCCTATCAGCAGCGGAGTCTGAGGCGAGGCTGGAACCGATCCCGTGTCCCTTCCGACCCAGCTCTCCACCCTGGAACAGAGAGGCGCTGCAGGCGCTCCCGTCCAGACCGACCTCGGCTCGAGACCCTGGACTGGAGAAGTGAGAGGGACAGAGACAACCGGAGCCCCACCTCTCTGACCCTCCAACAAGGCCAGTACAAACACGGAGACGCCTGCTCGACCTGCTCCTCGTCCTCAGACTCAGAGGAAGAGGGCTTCTTCCTGGGACAGCCGATACCTCTGCCCCCGCAGCTTCGAAAGCAGGAACCGGAGGAgggcagagggagaggagaggagagggaggtgcAGAGAGACTCGAGCCTGAGAGGAAGCTTCAGGCGGAGACGAGCCCACAGTCTGGGTGCAAAGGACAAAGATAAAAACTGTGCTATCTCTTAA
- the fam110a gene encoding protein FAM110A: MPSETLQHPLRQPARTVLAATPPRLRPKGPVGPDFYRQFPAAAGRPKQSAVERLEADKAKYVKSQVALSKQQPVKPAEVRKPLLSPGTALRPTRKTPTPMKAKQEGLQLDLAHLSNLISGVTDGPQSSVNAKDRPDGAESSPQQIPAGTPQKKERPRPPPRPDWSSPAKVRLKASGPARVESPGSLGPAAGTVRRVDVMPQAGPARTPCRPPQFIRQPLQPLHSQSPLRPATSNLRVLHPRLTSPLKPVVAVPPKLENPASSPDGTPIPALPLLNLPVFPPPSPAITRLSSSSSRKRPSLTRSKSDMSDRFSRAGTELERFFNLCGLDPADLQEWTGSSSDIVSLARFRSVSAPGSEVAGSGREEEDEEEEEVAGNVAARAPYGVSVIERNARVIKWLYGLRHDKDNANKSTDL, encoded by the coding sequence ATGCCTTCAGAGACGCTCCAACACCCGCTGAGGCAACCAGCAAGGACAGTTTTAGCTGCAACACCCCCACGCCTGCGCCCAAAGGGTCCAGTGGGTCCAGATTTCTACCGGCAgttcccagcagcagcaggcagacCAAAGCAGAGTGCAGTGGAGCGGCTGGAAGCAGACAAGGCAAAATATGTGAAGAGTCAGGTAGCTCTTTCTAAACAGCAGCCTGTGAAGCCTGCTGAGGTCCGGAAACCTCTCCTAAGCCCTGGAACAGCTCTGAGGCCCACCAGGAAGACCCCAACCCCTATGAAAGCAAAGCAGGAGGGACTCCAGCTAGACTTGGCGCATCTTAGCAACCTCATCAGTGGTGTGACTGATGGACCACAATCCAGTGTGAATGCAAAAGACAGACCTGATGGTGCAGAAAGCTCGCCTCAACAGATCCCTGCAGGGACGCCACAGAAAAAGGAGAGACCACGCCCCCCTCCCCGCCCTGATTGGTCTAGTCCAGCTAAAGTGAGGTTAAAAGCCTCTGGTCCTGCAAGAGTTGAGAGTCCTGGTTCCCTCGGTCCAGCTGCAGGTACAGTACGCAGAGTGGATGTCATGCCTCAGGCCGGACCTGCAAGGACGCCCTGCAGACCGCCTCAGTTCATCCGTCAGCCCCTTCAGCCTTTACACTCCCAGTCTCCGCTCCGCCCGGCTACCTCAAACCTTCGTGTTCTCCACCCCAGGTTAACAAGTCCTCTGAAACCTGTTGTAGCTGTTCCACCTAAACTTGAAAACCCAGCCTCTTCTccagacggaacccccatccctGCTCTACCTCTTCTGAACCTgcctgtttttcctcctccctctcctgcgATCACTCGTCTGTCTTCCTCCAGTTCTAGAAAACGCCCCTCTTTAACCCGGTCTAAATCAGACATGAGCGACCGCTTCTCCCGAGCCGGCACAGAGCTGGAGCGCTTCTTTAACCTGTGCGGTCTGGACCCAGCAGACCTGCAGGAGTGGACTGGATCTAGCTCTGACATTGTGTCTCTTGCACGTTTCCGCAGCGTGAGCGCTCCGGGGTCAGAGGTCGCAGGctcaggcagagaggaggaagatgaggaggaggaagaggttgCTGGAAATGTTGCAGCCCGCGCTCCATATGGTGTTTCTGTGATTGAGAGGAATGCCAGAGTGATTAAATGGCTGTATGGACTTCGTCACGACAAGGACAATGCAAATAAGAGTACAGATTTATAG
- the mfsd2al2 gene encoding sodium-dependent lysophosphatidylcholine symporter 1 — protein sequence MQESFTAGPQEVRAVHIDVHNPQPENLINRIPLATKLCYAAGGVPYQVTTVAIGVSLQIFLLDVVPMEAYYVSMILFVSRAWDAVTDPLVGYLVSRSEWTPIGKLIPWLVLSTPFAVFSYLLLWFVPRGFTSQALSVLWFLIAACLFETLISCYNVPFLALNMFLGGDHRDRDSATAYRMSVEVLAMLLASVIQGQVVAVYNTERQEACESLDQAHENPLSTYSPQTASLKETEKAFLTSALIMGALFYLSSLVLFLGVKELQAPDSSDDKMRPSYLTSLKLLILHVPYQRLVLGFMFCALAFQMSLGNFALFCSHAAGLGAQFQHLLLVLLASASISVPLWQMVLLRIGKKVTVFIGLSFFIPAVTVIACVPSNLPVFMVMCVLMGFSVGTIFLLPWSMLPDVVDDFAVKHPSCKDLEPLFFSCYAFCSKLAGGLAVGISTITLQFVGYRAGACNHGEEVVTALIVLFSPVAIILLLIGMVFFWFYPIKEKQSLQPQEQQSTAQPESPESSSGSTEHTEQPIILQQQSNTSQCNLSHYKKHSVKSSVCSNVSKSPSAKYCRPTAVVQSNENPRCHNQRLSLNQHSGEEILLRKSSWNHSGSSSSRSNAKSKVTWV from the exons ATGCAGGAGAGTTTCACTGCTGGTCCACAAGAGGTCAGAGCAGTCCACATTGATGTACATAATCCACAACCAGAGAACCTGATCAACC GGATTCCTCTGGCCACAAAGCTGTGTTATGCTGCTGGTGGCGTCCCATATCAGGTCACTACAGTAGCTATAGGTGTTTCCCTGCAGATATTTCTTCTGGATGTTGTGCCG ATGGAGGCCTACTATGTTTCAATGATTTTGTTTGTGAGTCGGGCCTGGGACGCTGTGACTGACCCTCTGGTGGGATATCTGGTGAGCCGCAGTGAGTGGACCCCCATCGGCAAACTCATTCCCTG GCTGGTTCTTTCCACTCCGTTTGCTGTTTTCTCGTATCTGCTGCTGTGGTTTGTTCCTCGAGGCTTCACATCTCAGGCCCTCAGCGTGCTGTGGTTCCTCATTGCAGCCTGCCTGTTTGAGACCCTAATAAGT TGCTACAACGTCCCCTTCCTGGCTCTCAACATGTTCCTAGGGGGagatcacagagacagagactctGCCACGGCCTACA GAATGAGTGTGGAGGTTCTGGCCATGCTGTTGGCTTCTGTAATCCAGGGTCAAGTTGTAGCGGTGTACAACACAGAGAGGCAGGAGGCCTGTGAAAGTCTAGACCAGGCTCATGAAAACCCTCTAAGCACATATTCACCACAAACTGCATCACTAAAGGAAACG GAGAAAGCTTTCCTGACCTCTGCATTGATCATGGGTGCTCTGTTTTACCTAAGCAGCCTGGTTCTCTTCCTGggggtgaaggagctgcagg CACCCGACAGCTCTGATGACAAAATGCGACCCTCCTACTTGACCTCACTGAAGCTGCTGATCCTTCACGTGCCTTACCAGCGACTTGTGCTCGGCTTTATGTTCTGTGCACTCGCATTTCAG ATGTCCTTGGGTAATTTTGCACTTTTTTGCAGTCATGCTGCTGGGCTGGGGGCCCAGTTCCAGCACCTCCTACTGGTTCTACTG GCGTCTGCCTCCATCTCAGTTCCTCTTTGGCAAATGGTTCTCCTGAGAATAGGAAAAAAGGTCACAGTTTTCATTGGACTATCG TTCTTCATCCCAGCTGTGACTGTAATCGCCTGTGTTCCCAGTAACCTCCCAGTTTTCATGGTTATGTGTGTATTGATGGGATTCAGCGTGGGGACCATATTCTTGCTACCCTG GTCTATGCTTCCAGATGTGGTGGACGACTTTGCAGTGAAACATCCGTCTTGCAAAGACCTGGAGCCTCTGTTTTTCTCCTGTTACGCCTTCTGCAGTAAGCTGGCAGGAGGCCTGGCTGTTGGGATCTCAACCATAACATTACA gTTCGTGGGCTACAGAGCGGGCGCATGTAACCATGGTGAAGAAGTAGTGACAGCGCTGATAGTGCTTTTCTCCCCAGTTGCCATCATACTTCTGCTGATAGGGATGGTCTTTTTTTGGTTCTACCCAATCAAGGAGAAGCAAAGTTTGCAGCCTCAGGAGCAGCAGAGCACAGCGCA GCCAGAATCTCCAGAATCTTCATCAGGCTCAACAGAACACACAGAGCAGCCAatcatcctgcagcagcagtcAAATACCTCGCAGTGCAACCTCAGTCATTATAAGAAACACTCAGTCAAGTCATCTGTCTGTTCAAATGTATCAAAGAGCCCCTCTGCAAAGTACTGCAGGCCTACAGCTGTTGTCCAGTCAAATGAGAATCCTCGATGTCATAATCAGAGACTCAGCCTGAACCAGCACTCAGGAGAGGAAATACTGCTCCGAAAGTCCTCCTGGAATCATTCTGGGTCATCTTCGAGCAGGTCGAATGCAAAATCCAAAGTGACGTGGGTTTAG
- the LOC117821447 gene encoding peptidyl-prolyl cis-trans isomerase FKBP1A-like: MGVEIETITPGDGRTFPKRGQCVVVHYVGTLADGKVFDSSRQRGKPFKFKIGHQEVIRGWEEGVAQMSVGQRAKLVCSPDYAYGHKGHPGIIPPNATLTFDVELLSLEV; this comes from the exons ATGGGAGTAGAAATTGAGACCATAACTCCGGGCGATG GACGGACATTCCCAAAGAGGGGGCAGTGTGTCGTGGTGCACTATGTCG GCACACTGGCAGATGGCAAAGTATTTGACTCATCGAGGCAACGAGGGAAGCCCTTCAAATTCAAGATTGGTCATCAGGAGGTCATTCGTGGATGGGAAGAAGGAGTAGCCCAG ATGAGTGTAGGTCAACGGGCGAAGCTGGTTTGCTCACCAGACTACGCCTATGGACACAAAGGGCACCCAGGGATCATCCCACCTAACGCCACCCTCACCTTCGATGTGGAGCTGTTAAGCCTAGAAGTCTGA